Proteins encoded together in one Bacteroides ovatus window:
- a CDS encoding SGNH/GDSL hydrolase family protein, translating into MEIIKNYLKYSLWFVLIVFAALLGLHWLPVLTIDGHTMRRVDLLSDLRYPESETAAADSDSIPLPSVVKPAFVDTCRAGMTCIEDYSDSTLRGMTPFYKALDRVSSTDSDDKQVHIAVFGDSFIEADIFTADLREMLQKQFGGCGVGFVTITSMTSGYRPTVRHTFGGWSSHAVTDSIYFDKKKQGISGHYFVPRNGAYVELRGQNKYASLLDTCQRASIFFYNKDSVLLSARVNKGENKNYSLGPSDGLQQVQVDGRIGSIRWTVDRADSTLFYGLAMDGKKGIILDNFSLRGSSGLSLRGIPVQTLKQFNRQRPYDLIILEYGLNVATERGRNYDNYQKGLITAIEHLKECFPQAGILLLSVGDRDYKNENGELRTMPGVKNLIRYQQNIAAESGIAFWNMFEAMGGEGSMAKLVHAKPSMANYDYTHINFRGGKHLAGLLYETMIYGKEQYDRRRAYEKE; encoded by the coding sequence ATGGAGATAATAAAGAATTATTTGAAATATTCGTTGTGGTTCGTACTGATTGTATTTGCAGCCTTACTCGGGCTTCATTGGCTTCCAGTATTGACTATTGACGGACACACGATGAGGCGTGTAGACCTTTTGAGCGATCTTCGTTACCCCGAATCGGAGACTGCTGCAGCTGATTCGGACAGCATCCCTTTGCCTTCTGTTGTAAAACCGGCTTTTGTAGATACCTGCCGCGCAGGCATGACCTGCATTGAAGATTACAGCGATTCCACCCTTCGGGGGATGACTCCTTTCTACAAAGCACTCGACCGTGTCTCTTCCACTGACTCTGATGACAAACAGGTACACATTGCCGTATTCGGAGACTCCTTTATCGAAGCGGATATATTTACAGCCGACTTGCGCGAAATGCTTCAGAAACAATTCGGCGGTTGCGGTGTAGGTTTTGTTACCATCACTTCCATGACAAGCGGTTACCGTCCTACGGTACGGCATACATTTGGCGGATGGTCCAGCCATGCAGTAACAGACAGTATCTATTTCGATAAGAAGAAACAAGGCATTTCCGGACACTATTTTGTCCCCCGGAACGGAGCTTATGTAGAACTACGCGGACAAAATAAATACGCCTCCCTGCTCGATACTTGCCAACGTGCTTCTATCTTCTTCTATAATAAAGATTCCGTTCTTCTTTCTGCCCGTGTGAACAAAGGAGAAAACAAGAATTACTCTTTAGGCCCTTCTGATGGATTACAACAAGTTCAGGTGGACGGACGCATCGGTTCTATCCGTTGGACAGTAGATCGTGCAGACTCTACCCTGTTCTATGGCTTGGCAATGGATGGAAAGAAAGGAATCATTCTCGATAACTTCTCGTTGCGTGGCAGTTCCGGTCTTTCCCTGCGCGGTATTCCGGTACAAACGTTGAAGCAGTTTAACCGCCAGCGTCCTTACGACCTGATTATCCTCGAATATGGCTTGAATGTAGCTACCGAACGGGGACGCAATTATGATAATTACCAGAAGGGATTGATTACAGCTATCGAGCATCTGAAAGAATGTTTCCCACAAGCGGGAATCCTGTTATTGAGCGTTGGCGACCGTGATTATAAGAACGAAAACGGCGAACTCCGTACCATGCCCGGTGTCAAGAATCTGATTCGTTATCAGCAGAACATTGCTGCTGAAAGCGGCATTGCATTCTGGAATATGTTTGAAGCAATGGGCGGAGAGGGCAGTATGGCAAAACTCGTCCATGCCAAACCCTCTATGGCGAACTACGATTATACGCATATAAACTTCCGTGGCGGTAAGCATTTGGCAGGATTGCTTTATGAAACCATGATCTATGGTAAGGAACAATACGACAGGAGGCGTGCTTATGAGAAAGAGTAA
- a CDS encoding PG0541 family transporter-associated protein, whose amino-acid sequence MKSVLITFDQAYYERIMALLDRLGCRGFTYLEKVQGRGSKTGDPHFGSHAWPSMCSAILTVVDDSKVDPLLDTLHKMDLETQQLGLRAFVWNIERTI is encoded by the coding sequence ATGAAATCAGTATTGATAACATTCGACCAGGCTTATTACGAACGAATCATGGCATTGCTCGACCGTTTGGGTTGTCGTGGTTTTACCTACCTCGAAAAAGTACAGGGACGTGGCTCGAAGACAGGCGATCCGCATTTCGGAAGCCATGCCTGGCCAAGTATGTGCTCGGCTATCCTGACAGTAGTAGACGACAGCAAAGTCGATCCGTTGTTGGACACCTTGCATAAAATGGACCTGGAAACACAACAATTAGGCTTGCGCGCATTTGTGTGGAACATTGAACGGACCATTTAA
- a CDS encoding efflux RND transporter permease subunit, producing the protein MSLYEGAVKKPIMTSLCFLAVVIFGLFSLSKLPIDLYPDIDTNTIMVMTAYPGASASDIENNVTRPLENTLNAVSNLKHITSRSSENMSLITLEFEFGNDIDVLTNDVRDKLDMVSSQLPDDVENPIIFKFSTDMIPIVLLSVQANESQSALYKILDDRVVNPLARIPGVGTVSISGAPQREIQVYCDPNKLEAYHLTIETISSIIGAENKNIPGGNFDIGSETYALRVEGEFDDSRQLADVVVGTHNGANVFLRDVARIVDTVEERAQETYNNGVQGAMIVVQKQSGANSVEISKKVADALPRLQKNLPSDVKIGVIVDTSDNILNTIDSLTETVVYALLFVVIVVFLFLGRWRATLIICITIPLSLIASFIYLAVSGNTINIISLSSLSIAIGMVVDDAIVVLENVTTHIERGSDPKQAAVHGTNEVAISVIASTLTMIAVFFPLTMVSGMSGVLFKQLGWMMCAIMFISTVAALSLTPMLCSQLLRLQKKPSKMFKLFFTPIEKALDGLDTWYAKMLNWAVRHRPIVIVGCIVFFVISLLCAKGIGTEFFPAQDNARIAVQLELPIGTRKEIAQELSQKLTNQWLTKYKDIMKVCNYTVGQADSDNTWASMQDNGSHIISFNISLVDPGDRNVSLETVCDEMREDLKAYPEFSKAQVILGGSNTGMSAQASADFEVYGYDMTVTDSVAARLKRELLKVKGVTEVNISRSDYQPEYQVDFDREKLAMHGLNLSTAGNYLRNRVNGAVASKYREDGDEYDIKVRYAPEFRTSLESLENILIYNAQGQSVRVKDVGKVVERFAPPTIERKDRERIVTVSAVISGAPLGDVVAAGNKVIDKMDLPGEVTIQISGSYEDQQDSFRDLGTLAILIVILVFIVMAAQFESLTYPFIIMFSLPFAFSGVLMALFFTGSTLSVMSLLGGIMLIGIVVKNGIVLIDYITLCRERGLAVINSVVTSGKSRLRPVLMTTATTVLGMIPMAIGGGQGSEMWSPMAIAVIGGLTVSTILTLILIPTLYCVFAGTGIKNRRRKLRHQRELDVYFQENKDSIIKK; encoded by the coding sequence ATGAGTTTATACGAAGGTGCGGTTAAGAAACCGATTATGACCTCCCTCTGCTTCCTGGCAGTAGTGATTTTTGGTCTTTTCTCTTTGTCCAAGTTACCTATCGACTTGTATCCGGACATTGACACGAATACAATCATGGTGATGACCGCTTATCCCGGCGCAAGTGCCTCGGATATAGAAAATAATGTGACTCGTCCGCTCGAAAATACGTTGAATGCGGTGAGTAACCTGAAACATATTACCTCCCGTTCTTCCGAGAATATGTCATTGATTACATTGGAGTTCGAGTTTGGTAACGATATTGACGTGCTGACCAATGATGTGCGCGATAAACTCGACATGGTAAGCTCACAGCTTCCCGATGATGTCGAGAATCCGATCATCTTCAAATTTAGTACGGACATGATTCCGATCGTGTTACTTTCCGTACAGGCCAATGAAAGCCAGTCGGCACTTTATAAGATATTGGACGATCGTGTGGTAAACCCGCTGGCACGTATTCCGGGAGTCGGAACCGTGTCTATCAGTGGTGCACCGCAACGTGAGATTCAGGTATATTGCGACCCTAACAAACTGGAAGCCTATCATCTGACTATCGAAACAATCAGTTCCATTATCGGAGCCGAGAACAAGAACATTCCCGGTGGTAACTTCGATATTGGTAGCGAAACCTATGCACTGCGTGTAGAAGGTGAGTTTGATGATTCCCGTCAGTTGGCAGATGTAGTGGTGGGAACACACAATGGGGCGAATGTCTTTTTGCGTGATGTAGCCCGTATTGTCGATACCGTGGAAGAACGTGCACAGGAAACCTATAATAATGGTGTGCAAGGTGCTATGATTGTAGTTCAGAAACAGTCGGGAGCCAATTCGGTAGAAATCTCCAAGAAAGTGGCCGACGCGTTGCCGAGACTTCAAAAGAACCTGCCGAGCGACGTGAAGATTGGTGTCATTGTCGATACCTCGGACAACATTTTGAACACCATCGACAGTTTGACGGAAACCGTTGTTTATGCCTTGCTCTTTGTTGTCATCGTCGTATTCCTCTTCTTGGGACGTTGGCGTGCGACGCTGATTATCTGTATCACCATTCCGCTTTCATTGATTGCCTCGTTCATTTACCTGGCGGTTAGTGGAAATACAATTAATATCATCTCGCTTTCGTCACTTTCTATCGCTATCGGTATGGTAGTGGATGATGCGATTGTGGTACTTGAAAATGTAACGACTCATATCGAGCGTGGTTCCGACCCGAAACAGGCAGCCGTGCACGGAACCAATGAAGTGGCAATCTCTGTAATTGCTTCTACATTGACCATGATTGCCGTGTTCTTCCCATTGACGATGGTAAGCGGTATGTCCGGTGTACTTTTCAAACAGTTGGGTTGGATGATGTGTGCCATCATGTTTATTTCTACGGTCGCCGCACTATCCTTGACTCCAATGCTCTGTTCCCAATTGCTTCGTTTGCAGAAGAAGCCGTCGAAGATGTTCAAGCTCTTCTTTACTCCGATTGAGAAAGCGCTCGACGGACTCGATACTTGGTACGCGAAGATGTTGAACTGGGCTGTACGTCATCGTCCGATTGTGATTGTGGGATGTATCGTTTTCTTCGTTATCAGTTTGCTGTGTGCAAAGGGTATCGGTACAGAGTTCTTCCCGGCACAGGATAATGCCCGTATTGCCGTACAGTTGGAACTTCCAATCGGTACACGAAAAGAGATAGCGCAGGAATTATCTCAGAAGTTAACCAACCAATGGCTGACGAAGTATAAAGACATCATGAAAGTCTGTAACTATACTGTCGGTCAGGCTGACTCCGATAACACCTGGGCATCTATGCAGGACAACGGCTCACATATTATCTCGTTCAACATCAGTTTGGTAGACCCGGGCGATCGTAACGTTTCTTTGGAAACAGTCTGTGATGAGATGCGTGAAGATTTGAAAGCCTATCCCGAATTCAGTAAGGCGCAAGTAATTCTCGGAGGTAGTAATACAGGTATGTCCGCACAGGCAAGTGCCGACTTTGAGGTTTATGGATACGATATGACAGTAACCGATAGCGTGGCAGCCCGCCTGAAACGTGAGTTGTTGAAAGTGAAAGGCGTGACCGAGGTAAATATCAGCCGTAGTGACTACCAGCCTGAATATCAGGTAGACTTCGACCGTGAGAAACTGGCCATGCATGGTTTAAATCTTTCAACTGCCGGTAACTACCTGCGCAACCGTGTCAATGGTGCGGTAGCATCTAAATATCGGGAAGACGGAGATGAATATGATATCAAAGTGCGTTACGCACCTGAATTCCGTACAAGTCTGGAAAGTCTGGAAAATATCCTCATTTATAATGCACAAGGACAATCCGTTCGTGTGAAAGATGTCGGAAAGGTAGTCGAACGTTTTGCACCTCCTACCATCGAACGTAAAGACCGTGAACGTATCGTGACCGTTTCTGCTGTAATCTCCGGAGCTCCGCTGGGCGACGTAGTGGCTGCCGGAAATAAGGTGATAGATAAAATGGATCTTCCGGGAGAAGTCACTATCCAGATTTCCGGTTCGTACGAAGACCAGCAGGATTCATTCCGCGATTTGGGAACACTTGCCATCCTGATTGTCATTCTCGTATTTATCGTGATGGCAGCACAGTTCGAGTCACTGACTTATCCGTTCATTATCATGTTCTCCCTGCCGTTTGCATTTAGCGGTGTCTTGATGGCATTGTTCTTCACAGGCAGTACATTGAGTGTCATGAGTTTGTTGGGAGGTATCATGTTGATTGGTATTGTGGTAAAGAATGGTATTGTGCTTATCGACTACATTACCCTCTGTCGAGAGCGTGGACTGGCGGTTATCAATTCAGTAGTGACATCTGGTAAGAGCCGTCTTCGTCCGGTATTGATGACTACGGCTACCACTGTTCTCGGTATGATTCCGATGGCTATCGGTGGCGGTCAGGGTTCTGAAATGTGGAGCCCGATGGCGATTGCCGTAATCGGTGGTCTGACGGTATCTACTATCTTGACATTGATTTTGATTCCTACTTTGTACTGTGTATTTGCAGGAACAGGAATCAAGAATCGTCGTCGTAAACTTCGCCATCAACGCGAATTGGATGTTTACTTCCAGGAGAATAAAGACAGCATTATAAAGAAATAA
- a CDS encoding efflux RND transporter periplasmic adaptor subunit: protein MKRSIQLVALLLTVFMGSCTGGKDKAAAEHVDAKPIVKLADVKARPVDQIQDYTATVEAEVKNNIAPSSPVRIDQIFVEVGDRVSKGQKLVQMDAANLKQTKLQLDNQEIEFSRIDELYKVGGASKSEWDASKMQLDVKKTAYKNLLENTSLQSPINGVVTARNYDNGDMYSGGEPVLVVEQITPVKLLINVSETYFTKVKKGTPVDVKLDVYGDEVFTGTINLIYPTIDATTRTFQVEIRLDNKDQRVRPGMFARATLNFGTAENVVVPDLAIVKQAGSGDRYVFVYKDGKVSYNKVELGRRMGTEYELKSGVPDNSQVVVAGQSRLVNGMEVEVEASSK from the coding sequence ATGAAAAGAAGTATCCAATTGGTAGCCCTGCTGTTAACTGTGTTTATGGGCTCATGTACAGGTGGAAAAGACAAAGCTGCTGCGGAACATGTGGACGCAAAGCCTATTGTGAAGCTGGCAGACGTAAAAGCCCGCCCCGTAGATCAAATACAGGATTACACAGCAACGGTGGAAGCCGAAGTAAAGAATAATATTGCGCCTTCGTCTCCCGTACGTATCGATCAGATTTTCGTAGAAGTGGGCGACCGCGTATCCAAAGGACAGAAACTTGTGCAGATGGATGCAGCCAACCTGAAACAGACGAAGCTGCAACTCGACAATCAGGAAATAGAGTTCAGCCGTATCGACGAACTATATAAAGTGGGCGGTGCGTCCAAATCAGAATGGGATGCTTCGAAGATGCAACTCGATGTGAAGAAAACCGCTTATAAGAATTTGCTGGAGAATACCTCTTTGCAAAGCCCTATCAATGGTGTAGTGACTGCACGCAATTATGATAACGGCGATATGTACAGTGGTGGAGAACCGGTTCTGGTAGTAGAGCAGATCACTCCCGTGAAACTCCTGATTAATGTGTCCGAAACCTACTTTACGAAAGTGAAGAAAGGTACGCCTGTCGACGTGAAACTCGATGTATATGGTGATGAAGTTTTTACAGGAACCATCAACCTGATTTACCCGACTATAGATGCTACTACCCGTACATTCCAGGTAGAGATCAGACTGGACAATAAAGACCAGCGTGTACGTCCGGGCATGTTTGCCCGTGCCACATTAAACTTCGGAACGGCAGAAAATGTCGTTGTTCCCGATTTGGCAATCGTTAAGCAAGCAGGTTCAGGCGACCGTTATGTATTCGTTTATAAAGACGGCAAAGTGTCTTATAATAAAGTCGAATTAGGTAGACGCATGGGTACAGAGTACGAGTTGAAATCCGGTGTACCTGATAATTCACAGGTTGTAGTTGCCGGACAGTCGCGTTTGGTGAACGGTATGGAAGTAGAGGTAGAAGCTTCTTCTAAATAG